One genomic segment of Effusibacillus pohliae DSM 22757 includes these proteins:
- the hisS gene encoding histidine--tRNA ligase has protein sequence MFTNKPRGTYDILPGETEKWQFVEKVARAVCRRYNYREMRTPIFEHTELFARGVGETTDIVEKEMYTFTDRGGRSLTLRPEGTAGVVRAFVENKLYGQPQQPVKLYYFGPMFRYERPQAGRNRQFVQFGIETLGSDHPSVDAEVLALAMTFLAEVGIRGLSLEINSVGCPECRPVYREHLKQYLAGQLDQLCEDCNNRYERNPMRILDCKVDKDKLADAPVMLDHLCEGCKTHFEQLQGYLQESGIPFTVNPHIVRGLDYYTKTAFEILVDGATVVGGGRYNKLVSELGGPETPGIGFGCGVDRVLITLAEQNVELPLEQALDVFIVALGESADRQAVSLLQEMRVAGLAADKDYLGRGMKAQLKAADRLGAKQVVLLGDDELAQGVANVKEMETGEQVTVPLPELIRKLQMRKG, from the coding sequence ATGTTTACCAACAAACCGCGGGGAACGTACGACATCCTCCCCGGCGAAACGGAAAAATGGCAATTCGTCGAAAAGGTGGCGCGTGCTGTATGCCGGCGTTACAACTATCGGGAAATGCGCACTCCGATATTCGAACACACTGAGTTGTTCGCGCGTGGGGTGGGCGAAACGACCGACATTGTGGAAAAAGAAATGTACACGTTCACCGACCGCGGCGGCCGCAGTCTGACGCTGCGGCCGGAAGGGACGGCTGGAGTCGTGCGGGCGTTTGTGGAAAACAAGTTGTACGGACAGCCCCAGCAACCGGTCAAATTGTATTACTTCGGCCCGATGTTCCGGTATGAGCGGCCGCAGGCAGGACGCAACCGCCAGTTTGTACAGTTTGGGATCGAAACGTTGGGATCGGATCATCCCAGCGTCGATGCGGAAGTGCTGGCGCTGGCGATGACGTTTCTGGCAGAAGTGGGAATTCGCGGCCTGTCACTGGAGATCAATTCGGTCGGCTGTCCGGAGTGTCGACCCGTCTACCGGGAACATCTGAAACAGTATTTGGCGGGCCAGCTTGATCAACTCTGCGAAGATTGCAACAATCGCTACGAGCGCAATCCGATGCGGATTCTCGACTGCAAGGTGGACAAGGACAAGCTGGCGGATGCACCGGTGATGCTGGATCACCTGTGCGAAGGGTGCAAAACGCACTTCGAGCAACTTCAGGGGTACTTGCAGGAATCGGGCATTCCGTTCACCGTCAACCCGCACATCGTCCGCGGGCTCGACTATTACACAAAAACCGCGTTTGAGATTCTCGTTGACGGGGCAACGGTGGTCGGCGGCGGACGCTACAACAAGCTGGTGTCGGAGCTCGGCGGACCGGAAACGCCGGGGATCGGTTTTGGCTGCGGGGTCGACCGCGTGTTGATTACGCTCGCCGAGCAGAATGTCGAACTGCCGTTGGAACAGGCGCTCGATGTGTTTATCGTCGCTTTGGGCGAGTCGGCCGACCGGCAAGCGGTATCCTTACTGCAAGAGATGCGGGTGGCCGGACTGGCTGCCGACAAAGACTATCTGGGCCGCGGCATGAAGGCGCAGCTGAAAGCGGCCGACCGTCTTGGCGCCAAACAGGTGGTTCTGCTTGGGGATGATGAATTGGCGCAGGGTGTGGCCAACGTGAAAGAAATGGAAACGGGCGAGCAGGTGACCGTGCCGTTGCCGGAATTGATTCGGAAGCTGCAGATGAGGAAGGGGTAA
- a CDS encoding polysaccharide deacetylase family protein — protein sequence MVFPSPCHLYPYGWPVTAGYHPYRFSPPPAALLVRPDQWKYLSRQVAPFQHGPERMAERHPHVRHVDWASRFPNDVILHGPRRNEIALTFDDGPDDVWTPRVLSVLAHYDVKATFMCVGRRIADHPQVLRRIYREGHVVGNHSWNHPNLTKIPISQVGEQVERTANEIHRLVGVRPHLFRPPYGALNEPVIREIIALGNKIILWNVDSLDWARLTAAQVTANILAHAGPGSIVLEHSAGGRGESLEDTVRALPRVIETLREEGYRFVTVPELLGIPAYRS from the coding sequence ATGGTTTTTCCAAGTCCATGCCACCTGTATCCCTACGGCTGGCCTGTGACAGCCGGGTACCATCCATACCGCTTTTCACCACCGCCTGCCGCTTTGTTGGTTCGACCGGATCAGTGGAAGTATCTGTCACGCCAGGTGGCACCGTTTCAGCACGGCCCGGAGCGAATGGCGGAGCGGCACCCGCACGTCCGGCATGTAGACTGGGCGTCCCGATTTCCGAACGATGTGATTTTGCACGGACCGCGTCGCAATGAAATCGCCCTCACATTTGACGATGGCCCGGACGATGTGTGGACGCCGCGTGTTCTGAGCGTGCTCGCCCATTATGATGTAAAAGCGACTTTTATGTGTGTCGGCAGGCGCATCGCGGACCATCCGCAAGTATTGCGCCGGATTTACAGGGAAGGGCACGTGGTCGGCAACCACAGTTGGAATCATCCGAACCTGACGAAAATCCCGATTTCGCAAGTCGGCGAGCAGGTCGAGCGCACGGCAAACGAAATTCACCGGCTGGTCGGCGTCAGACCGCATCTATTCCGTCCGCCATACGGCGCTCTCAATGAACCGGTGATTCGTGAGATCATCGCCCTGGGCAACAAAATTATTTTGTGGAATGTGGACAGTCTCGACTGGGCAAGGCTGACTGCGGCGCAAGTAACAGCCAACATCCTCGCCCATGCCGGTCCCGGTTCGATCGTGTTGGAACACAGCGCCGGCGGACGCGGGGAAAGCCTGGAGGATACGGTGCGGGCGCTGCCGCGTGTGATCGAGACGCTGCGGGAAGAAGGCTACCGGTTCGTCACTGTCCCCGAATTGCTGGGCATCCCGGCTTATCGTTCGTGA
- the mnmA gene encoding tRNA 2-thiouridine(34) synthase MnmA — MEMNRKPEDIRVVCGMSGGVDSSVTALLLKQQGYDVIGLFMKNWDDTDEFGHCTAEEDFHDVRRVCEHIGIPYYTVNFEKEYREKVFEYFLDEYRKGRTPNPDVMCNREIKFGEFLEKALELGADYIATGHYARIAHADEEYRLLRGVDPNKDQTYFLNALNQYQLSKAMFPIGHLTKQQVRQIALEADLPTARKKDSTGICFIGERDFREFLRHYLPAQPGEMRTTSGEVVGRHEGLMYYTLGQRHGLGLGGAGEPWFVVDKDVKNNILYVERGADHPRLYSKGLFAIDVNWISGKQPPQPFSCMAKFRYRQPDQAVTVYPHPDGTCDVTFDQPQKAVTPGQAVVFYQGEVCLGGGIIDRVYRELPAAYQAVASAK; from the coding sequence ATGGAAATGAACCGGAAACCTGAAGATATACGAGTCGTCTGCGGCATGTCCGGCGGCGTCGACTCCTCGGTTACCGCCCTGCTCTTGAAACAGCAGGGGTATGACGTAATCGGCTTGTTCATGAAAAATTGGGACGACACGGACGAGTTTGGCCATTGTACGGCTGAGGAAGATTTTCACGATGTGCGGCGCGTTTGTGAGCATATCGGAATTCCTTATTACACGGTCAATTTCGAAAAAGAATACCGGGAGAAAGTGTTCGAATATTTTTTGGACGAGTACCGCAAAGGTCGGACTCCCAATCCGGACGTGATGTGCAACCGTGAGATCAAGTTCGGCGAATTTTTGGAGAAGGCGTTGGAGCTTGGCGCGGATTATATCGCGACCGGCCATTATGCCCGCATCGCGCACGCGGACGAAGAATACCGGCTGTTGCGCGGGGTCGATCCGAACAAGGATCAGACCTATTTTCTCAACGCTTTGAACCAGTACCAACTGTCGAAGGCGATGTTCCCGATCGGCCACCTCACCAAACAGCAAGTGCGGCAAATCGCGCTGGAAGCCGATCTGCCGACCGCCAGGAAGAAAGACAGCACTGGGATCTGTTTTATCGGCGAGCGGGACTTCCGGGAGTTTTTGCGCCACTACCTGCCGGCGCAACCGGGGGAGATGCGCACCACGTCGGGCGAAGTTGTCGGCCGGCATGAAGGGTTGATGTACTATACGCTCGGGCAACGGCACGGTCTGGGCCTCGGCGGTGCCGGGGAGCCGTGGTTTGTGGTGGATAAGGATGTGAAAAACAATATTCTGTACGTCGAACGGGGGGCCGATCATCCACGGCTGTATTCGAAAGGGCTGTTTGCCATCGATGTCAATTGGATTAGCGGCAAACAGCCGCCGCAGCCGTTCTCATGCATGGCCAAGTTCCGCTATCGCCAGCCGGATCAGGCAGTAACTGTGTATCCGCATCCGGACGGCACATGCGACGTAACTTTTGATCAGCCGCAAAAAGCGGTCACTCCAGGGCAAGCGGTTGTGTTCTACCAAGGCGAAGTGTGCCTGGGCGGCGGCATTATTGACCGGGTCTACCGCGAGCTGCCGGCTGCCTACCAGGCGGTGGCGTCGGCCAAGTGA
- the aspS gene encoding aspartate--tRNA ligase translates to MTEQVKGIGLYRTHRAGDLRIGDAESVVVLSGWIQRRRDLGGLIFVDLRDRSGIVQVVFNPDFSPPELMEQADRLRNEYVVSIQGKVVQREPGTVNPKLPTGEIEVQAVRMEILNAAKNPPFYIQDNIDVDEMVRLKYRYLDLRRPEMQKTFILRHKAVQHIRSFLDRHGFLEIETPMLTRSTPEGARDYLVPSRVHPGEFYALPQSPQLFKQLLMVSGFERYYQVARCFRDEDLRADRQPEFTQVDIEMSFMPLQEFHDLMEEMMASLFKQTLGVDIPRPFLRLTYQEAMDRYGSDKPDVRFGLELKNISDIAATCGFKVFRSTVENGGIVKGINAKGCGGYSRKQIDELEEYAKRYGAKGLAWIKVTGEGIQSPIGKFFTEDEIESIKAVLAAEPGDLLLFVADKPKTVADALGNLRLKLGKDLNLIPEGTFQFLWVTEFPLLGYDEEAGRWVAEHHPFTMPMWEDIDKLDTDPGSVRAQAYDMVLNGYEIGGGSMRIFRREIQEKMFKALGFTREEAYDKFGFLLDAFEYGTPPHGGIAFGLDRIIMIMAGRQSLRDTIAFPKTQSASDPMMQAPSEVSPRQLEELHIRLAEDIETVAGK, encoded by the coding sequence ATGACAGAGCAGGTGAAGGGGATTGGATTGTATCGCACGCATCGGGCGGGCGATTTGCGGATTGGTGACGCCGAAAGCGTTGTGGTGCTGAGCGGATGGATTCAGCGCCGGCGCGATCTGGGCGGGCTCATTTTTGTTGATTTGCGGGATCGCAGCGGGATTGTCCAGGTGGTGTTCAATCCGGATTTTTCGCCGCCGGAGTTGATGGAACAAGCGGACAGGTTACGGAACGAGTATGTCGTATCGATCCAGGGGAAAGTGGTGCAGAGGGAGCCGGGCACCGTCAACCCGAAACTGCCGACCGGCGAGATCGAAGTGCAGGCGGTGCGGATGGAAATTTTGAATGCAGCGAAAAATCCGCCTTTCTACATCCAGGACAACATTGATGTGGACGAGATGGTGCGGCTGAAATACCGCTACCTCGACCTGCGCCGGCCGGAGATGCAGAAAACATTCATACTCCGCCACAAAGCGGTGCAGCACATCCGCTCTTTCCTCGACCGGCACGGATTTTTGGAGATCGAAACGCCGATGCTGACCAGGTCGACGCCGGAGGGGGCGCGCGACTATCTGGTGCCGAGCCGGGTGCACCCGGGCGAATTTTACGCGCTGCCGCAATCGCCTCAACTGTTCAAACAGCTGCTGATGGTGTCCGGTTTCGAGCGGTACTATCAGGTCGCCCGCTGTTTCCGGGATGAGGATCTGCGGGCCGACCGGCAGCCGGAGTTCACGCAGGTGGACATCGAGATGTCGTTTATGCCGCTGCAGGAGTTCCATGATTTGATGGAAGAGATGATGGCAAGCCTGTTCAAGCAGACGCTCGGGGTCGACATTCCGCGGCCGTTTCTGCGGCTGACGTATCAGGAAGCGATGGACCGGTATGGGTCGGACAAGCCGGATGTGCGGTTCGGCCTGGAACTGAAAAATATTTCCGACATCGCCGCAACGTGCGGATTCAAAGTGTTCCGCTCGACGGTCGAGAACGGCGGCATAGTAAAAGGCATCAACGCGAAAGGATGCGGCGGTTACAGCCGGAAGCAGATCGACGAGCTGGAGGAGTACGCGAAGCGGTATGGCGCCAAGGGGCTGGCGTGGATCAAGGTGACCGGGGAGGGGATTCAGTCGCCGATTGGCAAATTTTTCACGGAAGATGAGATCGAGTCGATCAAGGCTGTCCTGGCAGCGGAACCGGGCGACCTGCTGCTGTTTGTGGCCGACAAGCCGAAGACGGTGGCGGATGCGCTCGGCAACCTGCGGCTGAAGCTCGGCAAAGACCTGAACCTGATTCCGGAAGGAACATTCCAGTTCCTGTGGGTGACCGAGTTCCCGCTGCTCGGGTATGACGAGGAAGCAGGACGCTGGGTGGCGGAACACCATCCGTTCACGATGCCGATGTGGGAGGATATCGACAAGCTCGACACCGACCCGGGCAGCGTTCGGGCGCAGGCGTATGACATGGTGCTGAACGGGTATGAGATCGGCGGCGGCTCGATGCGGATTTTCCGGCGCGAAATTCAGGAAAAAATGTTCAAGGCGCTTGGCTTCACGAGGGAGGAAGCGTATGACAAGTTCGGGTTCCTGCTGGACGCGTTCGAATATGGAACGCCGCCGCACGGAGGCATCGCGTTCGGTCTGGACCGGATCATCATGATCATGGCGGGACGCCAGTCGCTGCGTGACACAATCGCGTTCCCGAAAACGCAATCGGCCAGCGACCCGATGATGCAGGCGCCGTCGGAAGTGTCGCCGCGCCAACTGGAAGAACTGCACATTCGGCTGGCGGAGGATATCGAGACAGTGGCGGGCAAGTAA
- a CDS encoding cation:dicarboxylate symporter family transporter — protein sequence MKKFGLAVQILIGLILGIAVGAIFYGNPNVAKYLQPIGDIFIRLIKMIVVPIVIATLTVGVANVGDVKKLGKLGGKTIIYFEIVTTIAIVVGLLAANLFKPGVGVNMQHLTKSDIKSYVDTTHQVGHSFVDTFVNIVPKNVFQAIANGDMLAIIFFSVLFGLGVAAIGEKGKPVLRFFEGVADTMFWVTNQIMKFAPFGVFALIGVTVSKFGVGSLIPLGKLVLTVYGAMVFFVLVVLGIIAKMAGTSVFTLIKILKDELLLAYSTASSETVLPKIMEKMEKFGCPKAVTSFVIPTGYSFNLDGSTLYQALAAIFIAQMYGIDMPLSAQITLMLVLMVTSKGIAGVPGVSFVVLLATLGSVGIPLEGLAFIAGIDRILDMARTAVNVIGNSLAAVVMSKWEGQYDTKQAKQYVTSLESGNSIAG from the coding sequence ATGAAAAAATTTGGTTTGGCTGTACAAATTTTAATCGGACTGATCTTGGGGATTGCCGTTGGCGCCATTTTTTACGGAAACCCGAACGTCGCCAAATACTTGCAGCCGATCGGCGACATCTTCATTCGCCTGATCAAAATGATCGTCGTCCCGATCGTGATCGCCACGCTGACGGTCGGTGTCGCAAACGTCGGCGATGTGAAGAAGCTCGGCAAGTTGGGCGGCAAAACGATCATCTATTTTGAAATCGTTACTACGATCGCAATCGTCGTCGGGCTGTTGGCCGCCAACCTGTTCAAGCCGGGTGTGGGTGTCAACATGCAGCACCTGACGAAATCAGATATCAAATCATATGTGGACACCACCCACCAGGTCGGACACAGCTTTGTTGACACGTTCGTCAACATCGTGCCGAAAAACGTGTTCCAGGCGATCGCGAACGGCGATATGCTGGCGATCATCTTCTTTTCGGTGCTGTTCGGTCTCGGCGTGGCTGCGATCGGCGAGAAAGGCAAGCCGGTGCTTCGCTTCTTTGAAGGCGTCGCCGACACGATGTTCTGGGTGACCAACCAGATTATGAAATTCGCTCCTTTCGGGGTATTTGCCCTGATCGGTGTAACCGTTTCCAAATTTGGCGTCGGTTCCCTTATCCCGCTCGGCAAGCTGGTGTTGACCGTGTACGGGGCAATGGTGTTCTTTGTGTTGGTGGTGCTCGGCATTATCGCAAAAATGGCCGGCACGAGCGTATTCACGCTGATCAAAATCCTGAAAGACGAACTGTTGCTGGCTTATTCGACGGCAAGTTCGGAAACGGTGCTACCTAAGATAATGGAAAAAATGGAAAAGTTTGGTTGTCCGAAAGCGGTCACTTCATTCGTGATCCCGACCGGCTATTCGTTCAATCTTGACGGTTCCACCCTGTATCAGGCGCTGGCTGCGATTTTTATCGCGCAAATGTACGGGATCGATATGCCGCTGAGCGCCCAAATCACTCTCATGCTCGTGCTGATGGTGACCTCCAAGGGAATCGCCGGAGTGCCGGGCGTATCGTTTGTCGTATTGCTGGCAACCCTCGGTTCCGTCGGCATTCCGTTGGAAGGGCTGGCGTTTATCGCGGGGATCGACCGGATTCTCGACATGGCCCGCACCGCCGTCAACGTGATCGGCAACTCGCTGGCTGCGGTGGTTATGTCCAAATGGGAAGGCCAGTACGACACGAAACAAGCAAAACAATATGTCACTTCGCTTGAATCGGGCAACAGCATAGCAGGTTAA